A region from the Wansuia hejianensis genome encodes:
- a CDS encoding bifunctional diguanylate cyclase/phosphodiesterase, with the protein MDEKTIQKRLKKTIIFVAGIIIMLLMISGLLITFLKNTMTDAANTQMHYETVEYKNRLFKQIDADFQNLNTLSSFIESSHLTTAHALAPMLQKANTYNAFITMGYFEKNGTGAMAILDEAVRTGVDVSTLDEEVIEVIEKAWNGERSVSKLFESQAISERVFVYGVPICKGDTIVGALVASDHIDIFTDIISGNGVLGGDGYIHMLGSEGKILIRAQQDVIEEQMDTIFDGPYFNPNEVENVKNSLDQQETIFSSFQYQGVTYQFLLEPVGLNGWYLLCVSTTQESSRAVYRVIRVMGMTFAGILGLILFLLFYGYHMIQKSNRDLIYLAYHDQLTGADNLPRFRQNLANALEQGHSCSVAALNVHQFKFINEIFGSEQADRLLCYINQILKSRLLPGEYCCRDTADLFYLYLNETKQETIFTRLREVIEEITRLSGGGHGNYRVLLYCGVAVFSGHSQENYDANSLITHALFALASARGSYSNNIRFYDSQLHRQETQENYIVSHMHQALQSGEFRLYLQPKIDLSTDTLGGAEALVRWITEEGTMLFPDQFIPLFEGNGFCARLDLYMVERACCQIREWIDLGIKPVGISVNQSKLLFFERSYIPSLRALIAKYDIPANLITLEILEGLALKNIEELNAQIKVLQEIGFCVSMDDFGSGYSSLNTLARLHIDELKLDRGFLLESSSGKSDRSRIIMEQIVQLSKRLGISTVIEGIETSEHDRLSKSLGCDFGQGYYYSRPVSAAEFNLKYMGYDAADPDTD; encoded by the coding sequence ATGGATGAAAAAACAATTCAAAAACGCCTGAAGAAAACCATTATTTTTGTCGCAGGCATTATTATCATGCTATTGATGATCAGCGGCCTGCTGATCACTTTTTTAAAAAATACTATGACGGATGCTGCCAATACCCAGATGCATTACGAAACTGTCGAGTATAAAAACAGGCTTTTTAAGCAAATAGACGCCGACTTCCAGAATCTGAACACATTGTCCAGCTTCATTGAATCCAGTCATCTGACGACGGCCCACGCTCTGGCCCCGATGCTTCAGAAGGCCAATACATATAATGCCTTTATAACCATGGGTTACTTTGAAAAAAACGGAACCGGGGCTATGGCGATTCTGGATGAAGCCGTGCGCACGGGAGTCGATGTCAGCACCCTCGATGAAGAGGTCATCGAGGTAATAGAAAAAGCCTGGAACGGGGAAAGAAGTGTGTCCAAACTTTTCGAGAGCCAGGCCATATCAGAGAGAGTCTTCGTGTACGGCGTACCCATTTGCAAGGGTGATACAATTGTCGGCGCCCTTGTTGCCAGCGACCATATTGATATTTTTACTGATATCATAAGCGGTAACGGCGTCTTGGGAGGAGACGGCTATATCCATATGCTGGGATCAGAGGGGAAGATTCTGATCCGCGCTCAGCAGGATGTTATAGAAGAACAGATGGACACTATTTTTGACGGTCCTTATTTCAATCCCAACGAGGTGGAAAATGTTAAAAATTCTCTGGATCAGCAGGAGACTATTTTCTCCTCCTTTCAGTACCAGGGCGTCACTTACCAGTTCCTGCTGGAGCCAGTCGGGCTCAACGGCTGGTACCTGCTCTGCGTGAGCACCACTCAGGAGAGCAGCCGTGCGGTATACCGGGTCATCCGGGTAATGGGAATGACCTTTGCTGGAATCCTGGGGCTGATTCTGTTCCTGCTGTTTTATGGTTACCACATGATTCAGAAAAGCAACAGAGACCTGATCTATCTCGCCTATCACGATCAGCTCACCGGAGCAGACAATCTGCCCCGTTTCAGGCAGAACCTGGCAAACGCACTGGAACAGGGCCATTCCTGCAGTGTCGCCGCCCTCAATGTACACCAGTTTAAATTCATTAATGAAATATTCGGGTCTGAACAGGCAGACAGGCTTCTGTGCTATATTAACCAGATCTTGAAGTCCCGCCTTTTACCAGGAGAATATTGCTGCCGGGATACGGCGGACCTCTTTTATCTATATCTGAACGAGACGAAGCAGGAAACCATTTTCACGCGGCTGAGGGAGGTCATAGAAGAAATCACACGGCTGTCCGGAGGCGGCCATGGCAATTACCGGGTTCTGCTGTACTGTGGAGTCGCGGTCTTTTCCGGTCATTCACAGGAAAACTATGATGCCAACAGCCTCATAACACATGCCCTGTTCGCTCTTGCAAGCGCAAGAGGGTCTTACAGCAACAATATACGCTTTTATGACTCCCAGCTGCACAGACAGGAAACACAGGAAAACTATATTGTCAGCCATATGCACCAGGCTCTGCAGTCCGGTGAATTCAGACTCTATCTGCAGCCAAAGATCGACCTGTCCACCGACACTCTGGGCGGCGCAGAAGCGCTCGTCCGCTGGATCACGGAAGAAGGCACTATGCTCTTTCCCGATCAGTTCATACCTCTTTTTGAGGGCAATGGCTTTTGCGCCCGGCTGGATCTCTACATGGTGGAACGCGCCTGCTGTCAGATCCGGGAATGGATCGATCTGGGCATAAAACCGGTCGGAATATCCGTCAACCAGTCAAAGCTGCTGTTTTTTGAGCGCAGCTATATTCCCAGCCTACGCGCATTAATCGCAAAATATGACATTCCGGCCAATCTCATCACTCTTGAGATCCTGGAAGGGCTGGCCCTTAAAAATATTGAAGAGCTGAACGCTCAGATCAAGGTCCTGCAGGAAATAGGATTCTGTGTGTCCATGGATGATTTCGGCAGCGGTTATTCTTCACTGAACACACTGGCTAGGCTTCACATTGATGAATTGAAGCTGGACAGGGGGTTTTTACTGGAAAGCTCATCCGGGAAAAGCGACCGTTCCCGGATTATCATGGAACAGATCGTCCAGCTCTCCAAACGATTGGGCATCTCTACGGTCATCGAGGGCATTGAAACCTCTGAACACGACCGGCTCAGCAAATCCCTTGGCTGCGATTTCGGGCAGGGGTATTACTACAGCAGGCCTGTCAGCGCTGCAGAATTCAACCTGAAGTATATGGGTTATGATGCTGCCGATCCGGACACAGACTGA
- a CDS encoding biotin--[acetyl-CoA-carboxylase] ligase — MLKNRILRELEMNRSCPISGQALAERYHVSRNAVWKAVNALKEEGYEILSAQNRGYILATDSDRLSREGILAHLEPGIGEPAVYAFRELDSTNNEAKRMLASGFRGRALVVSECQSAGRGRGDNRFYSPSGTGLYLTMLTAGGPLPEPPSFITIAAAVAVARAVESLCGLRLQFKWVNDLFLEGKKAGGILSEAVTDLESGRIEEAVVGIGLNVTTKDFPPDIRKRAISLGMKAGSRNRLAAEIAGQFFRMDLLEHDLYMDEYRERSLVLGKNVVYEGEAVYAEGLDELGGLIIRRADGRKETLRGGSITLEEESETCFFEE; from the coding sequence ATGTTAAAGAACAGGATTTTGCGGGAACTGGAAATGAACAGAAGTTGTCCCATATCCGGGCAGGCTCTGGCGGAAAGGTATCACGTGTCCAGAAATGCTGTCTGGAAGGCGGTGAATGCCCTTAAGGAAGAAGGCTATGAGATATTGTCAGCTCAAAACAGAGGATACATATTGGCTACGGATAGTGACAGGCTGTCGCGGGAGGGCATTCTGGCTCATCTGGAGCCGGGGATAGGGGAACCGGCTGTGTATGCGTTCCGGGAACTGGATTCGACGAACAATGAAGCTAAGAGGATGCTGGCCTCCGGATTCCGCGGAAGAGCACTGGTGGTCAGCGAGTGCCAGTCAGCGGGACGGGGCAGGGGGGATAACCGTTTTTACTCCCCGTCCGGAACTGGCCTTTATCTTACGATGCTGACCGCCGGCGGACCGCTGCCGGAACCTCCTTCTTTCATAACAATTGCAGCCGCGGTGGCGGTGGCAAGAGCTGTGGAAAGCTTATGCGGACTGCGCCTCCAGTTTAAATGGGTGAACGATTTATTTCTGGAAGGGAAAAAGGCCGGCGGGATACTGAGTGAAGCTGTGACCGACCTGGAATCCGGTAGAATTGAGGAAGCAGTGGTTGGCATCGGGCTGAATGTGACGACAAAGGATTTTCCGCCGGATATCCGGAAGAGGGCAATCTCTCTGGGGATGAAAGCCGGAAGCAGGAACCGTCTGGCGGCAGAAATCGCCGGTCAGTTTTTCAGGATGGATCTGTTGGAACATGACTTATATATGGATGAATACCGGGAACGATCTTTAGTTCTGGGAAAAAACGTGGTGTATGAGGGGGAGGCCGTATACGCGGAAGGCCTGGATGAACTGGGAGGCTTGATCATACGGCGCGCAGACGGAAGAAAAGAGACGTTAAGGGGAGGAAGCATCACGTTAGAGGAGGAGTCTGAAACCTGCTTTTTTGAAGAATAA
- a CDS encoding MarR family winged helix-turn-helix transcriptional regulator, with translation MEDRKKKIKDNRMDFKGMDSLYFLIGLLSEFVNRLQTRGDTFFEEISWKQCFLMICINLFEEPPTLKELSEAAGSSHQNVKQMLLKLEKAGFVEMTADPEDKRKQRVVCTEKMREFDEKYERPSDAFIKKIYQNVDPGEVEITIRTILRMDENLKEEASCG, from the coding sequence ATGGAGGACCGGAAAAAGAAAATAAAAGATAATCGGATGGATTTCAAGGGAATGGATTCGCTTTATTTTCTGATCGGTTTGCTGAGCGAATTCGTAAACCGGCTTCAGACGAGAGGAGATACATTTTTTGAAGAAATCAGCTGGAAACAGTGTTTTCTGATGATCTGCATTAATTTGTTTGAAGAACCGCCTACATTAAAGGAACTGTCGGAGGCAGCAGGCAGTTCCCATCAAAATGTGAAGCAGATGCTGCTGAAGCTGGAAAAAGCCGGATTCGTGGAAATGACTGCGGATCCAGAGGACAAGAGAAAGCAGAGGGTGGTCTGCACGGAGAAGATGCGGGAATTTGATGAAAAATATGAGAGGCCCAGCGATGCTTTCATTAAGAAAATTTATCAGAACGTTGACCCCGGGGAAGTGGAAATTACCATCCGGACAATTCTCCGGATGGATGAGAATTTAAAGGAGGAAGCATCATGCGGGTGA
- a CDS encoding flavodoxin domain-containing protein, with product MRVMVVYESGTGFTRQYAEWIGEDLNCPVKPVKEVSARMAGEYDLIIYGGWVMGNMIMGLGRMKKMNPKRLVVFAVGASPEDEKTGEEIQSANQTGDLPFYYLEGGLRYKRLGFIQKMLLRIVRKSLAKKENKTEREAEMVRLLASSFDHADRAKIRTLVQSVSGSAAS from the coding sequence ATGCGGGTGATGGTCGTATATGAAAGCGGGACAGGTTTTACCAGGCAGTATGCAGAATGGATAGGAGAAGATTTGAATTGCCCTGTAAAGCCGGTAAAAGAAGTGTCTGCGCGGATGGCCGGTGAATATGATCTGATCATTTACGGCGGCTGGGTTATGGGGAATATGATCATGGGACTGGGCAGGATGAAGAAAATGAACCCAAAACGGCTGGTGGTGTTTGCAGTGGGGGCGTCTCCGGAAGATGAGAAGACAGGAGAGGAAATACAGTCGGCCAATCAAACCGGAGATCTTCCGTTCTATTATCTGGAAGGCGGTCTCCGGTATAAAAGGCTGGGTTTTATACAAAAAATGCTGCTCCGGATTGTCCGGAAGTCTCTGGCAAAAAAAGAAAATAAGACTGAAAGAGAAGCTGAAATGGTGCGATTGCTGGCAAGCTCCTTTGACCATGCAGACCGGGCGAAGATCCGGACGCTGGTTCAGTCTGTGTCCGGATCGGCAGCATCATAA
- a CDS encoding damage-control phosphatase ARMT1 family protein codes for MRMSASCMKCIVDVQAKRLDKLEDEELKRVYLKKVMEILASCDDDSTAPVMVKRIEEVFEDMCGPLPEFSQIKREYNDLMLRLEPEIERKIEAAPDSLAMALSYSRAGNYIDFGSQHTVEQEKLLTMLDREALEPVDEDVYKSFLAELSEAESFVFLLDNCGEIVLDKLVLKQLKRRFPEISLTALVRGFPVSNDVTFEDAVQTGLDRIVRVVPNGSPVAGTDLNSISSEAEAVLRGADVILAKGQGNYETLSGCGMNIYYLFLIKCNWFRKMFSRPDHSGMFVRERGVKAL; via the coding sequence ATGAGAATGAGTGCGAGCTGCATGAAATGTATTGTGGATGTGCAGGCAAAAAGGCTTGATAAGCTGGAAGACGAGGAGCTGAAGCGTGTTTATCTGAAGAAGGTTATGGAAATACTGGCCTCCTGTGACGATGACAGTACCGCTCCGGTGATGGTGAAAAGGATTGAAGAGGTCTTTGAGGATATGTGTGGTCCCCTGCCGGAGTTTTCACAGATTAAAAGAGAATATAACGATTTGATGCTCAGGCTGGAACCTGAAATTGAGAGAAAAATAGAGGCCGCTCCGGACAGTCTGGCTATGGCCCTTTCCTATTCACGGGCCGGCAATTATATAGACTTCGGTTCGCAGCATACGGTAGAGCAGGAAAAGCTTCTGACCATGCTGGATAGGGAGGCGCTGGAACCGGTGGATGAGGATGTTTACAAGAGCTTTTTGGCTGAGCTGTCAGAGGCGGAAAGCTTTGTATTCCTTCTGGATAACTGTGGGGAGATTGTTCTGGATAAACTGGTGCTGAAACAGCTGAAAAGAAGGTTTCCGGAAATTTCACTCACTGCATTGGTGAGAGGGTTCCCGGTCAGTAATGATGTGACCTTTGAAGATGCAGTTCAGACGGGGCTGGACAGGATTGTCCGTGTGGTACCAAACGGCTCGCCTGTGGCAGGAACAGACCTGAACAGCATTTCTTCTGAGGCGGAGGCGGTTCTGAGGGGTGCCGATGTGATACTGGCCAAAGGGCAGGGAAATTATGAGACGCTGAGTGGCTGCGGGATGAACATTTATTATCTGTTTCTGATCAAATGTAACTGGTTCAGGAAGATGTTCAGCCGGCCGGACCATTCCGGGATGTTTGTGCGGGAACGGGGTGTAAAAGCGTTATAG
- a CDS encoding class I SAM-dependent methyltransferase yields MELLRDIEKYWTNRAEGYSQVNQEELAGENRYHWIRELEAQIPSGRKEELEILDIGTGPGFFSILLAEKGYHVTAVDYTEAMLEEARKNAGALAGNIQFYRMDAQSLGFLDESFDVIVTRNLTWNLENPIQAYREWKRVLKPGGVLLNYDANWYHHLFDEEKRRAYEEDRQKVSAASLEDHYTCTDIDAMEEIARRVPLSRAMRPQWDQYVLNELGFSEVAVSMDVWEHVWSEVEKINYGSTPMFRIKGIR; encoded by the coding sequence ATGGAGCTGTTAAGAGATATTGAAAAATACTGGACGAACAGGGCAGAAGGCTATTCGCAGGTAAATCAGGAGGAGCTTGCGGGAGAAAACAGATACCATTGGATTCGGGAACTGGAGGCTCAGATCCCTTCAGGGAGAAAAGAAGAGCTGGAGATTCTGGATATTGGTACCGGACCGGGTTTCTTCTCTATCCTTCTGGCAGAAAAGGGATATCATGTGACAGCCGTTGACTATACGGAAGCCATGCTGGAGGAGGCCAGAAAGAATGCGGGAGCTCTTGCCGGGAACATCCAGTTCTACAGGATGGATGCGCAGAGCCTGGGATTCCTGGATGAATCTTTCGATGTGATTGTTACGAGAAATCTCACATGGAACCTGGAAAATCCAATCCAGGCATACAGGGAATGGAAACGAGTGTTGAAGCCGGGCGGGGTGTTGCTGAATTATGACGCCAACTGGTATCATCACCTATTTGATGAGGAAAAGCGGCGGGCCTATGAAGAAGACCGCCAAAAGGTGAGCGCAGCATCGCTGGAAGACCATTATACCTGCACCGATATCGACGCGATGGAAGAGATTGCCCGCCGTGTGCCTCTGAGCCGGGCGATGCGTCCTCAGTGGGATCAGTATGTGCTGAACGAGCTGGGATTTTCAGAGGTGGCGGTCAGCATGGACGTATGGGAACATGTCTGGTCAGAGGTGGAGAAAATAAATTACGGATCTACGCCGATGTTCCGGATCAAGGGAATACGGTAA
- a CDS encoding class I SAM-dependent methyltransferase yields the protein MLLQQDTKRQIRSYWTKRSHDFARLRVKELNSPMARLWEEEIDRHLPDIPGLRILDIGTGSGFFAFLLEQKGHRVTGVDLTPSMIEEAEEIGRKTGSGAEFRVMDAENLLYADESFDVVLSRNLTWTLPDPGRAYREWYRVLKKGGLLLNFDGNYGREDFAKGDEELPDNHAHKTIADSLRRECNRIKDQLEVSRRVRPAWDVEKLEEAGFQRMELDLSVSERIYRRVDEFYNPTPLFSIKAVK from the coding sequence GTGTTGCTGCAGCAGGATACGAAACGACAGATCAGAAGTTATTGGACGAAACGGAGCCATGATTTTGCCAGGCTGCGAGTGAAGGAACTGAACAGTCCCATGGCGCGGTTATGGGAGGAAGAGATAGACCGTCATCTGCCGGATATCCCTGGCCTGCGGATACTGGATATCGGTACAGGCAGTGGGTTTTTTGCATTCCTTTTGGAACAGAAGGGTCATCGGGTGACAGGCGTTGATCTCACGCCTTCTATGATAGAGGAAGCGGAAGAGATCGGAAGGAAGACCGGGAGCGGTGCGGAATTCCGGGTGATGGATGCGGAAAACCTGCTCTATGCGGATGAGAGCTTTGATGTGGTATTATCCAGGAATCTGACCTGGACTTTACCAGATCCCGGACGGGCCTACAGAGAGTGGTATCGAGTGTTGAAGAAGGGTGGATTGCTGCTAAATTTTGACGGAAACTATGGCAGAGAAGATTTTGCGAAGGGCGACGAAGAGCTTCCGGACAATCACGCACACAAGACAATAGCGGACAGCCTGCGCAGAGAATGCAACCGGATTAAGGATCAGCTGGAAGTCAGCCGCCGCGTGCGGCCGGCCTGGGATGTGGAGAAGCTGGAAGAGGCCGGTTTCCAGAGGATGGAGCTGGATTTGAGCGTCAGTGAGAGAATCTACCGCAGAGTGGATGAATTCTATAATCCTACGCCGCTTTTTTCGATAAAGGCTGTGAAGTAA
- a CDS encoding class I SAM-dependent methyltransferase, with translation MNEILAQWNHAAERYAAEQESSVNAELSKAEVRKRFTGLEGKTVLDAGCGYGVFTEYFREIGADAVGCDGSAAMLKIAEKKYPECSFHLTDLQKKLPYSDGQFDLVFCNQVLMDIPDIRTVLQEFSRILKENGILYLGIIHPAVYPGDWISNQNNIKSAKIIRDYTDIYQIEHEFCGKTTHFHRPVSVYFNLASEKGFHLTHMSEPGAYDRNANISKLPLFLFADFEKYIPGNPRGSEV, from the coding sequence ATGAATGAAATTCTGGCACAGTGGAATCATGCAGCGGAGCGGTATGCGGCAGAACAGGAGTCGTCTGTGAATGCTGAACTGAGCAAAGCGGAGGTGAGAAAGAGGTTCACCGGTTTAGAAGGTAAGACAGTGCTGGATGCCGGATGCGGATACGGTGTTTTTACAGAGTATTTCAGGGAGATAGGGGCTGACGCGGTCGGATGTGACGGTTCGGCTGCAATGTTAAAAATTGCGGAAAAGAAATATCCGGAATGCTCCTTTCATCTGACGGATCTCCAGAAAAAGCTGCCTTATAGCGACGGACAGTTTGATCTGGTGTTCTGCAACCAGGTGCTCATGGATATTCCTGATATCCGTACCGTATTACAAGAGTTTTCCAGAATTCTTAAAGAGAACGGAATCCTTTATCTGGGGATCATACATCCTGCAGTTTATCCAGGTGATTGGATCAGTAATCAAAACAATATAAAGAGTGCCAAAATCATCAGAGATTATACGGACATTTATCAGATAGAACATGAATTTTGCGGAAAGACGACCCATTTTCACCGGCCTGTTTCTGTTTATTTCAATCTCGCTTCAGAAAAGGGTTTTCATCTCACTCATATGAGCGAGCCAGGTGCATATGACAGGAACGCTAATATATCAAAGCTTCCGCTGTTTTTGTTTGCAGATTTTGAAAAATATATTCCTGGAAATCCTAGAGGCAGTGAGGTATAA